Proteins encoded within one genomic window of Gasterosteus aculeatus chromosome 18, fGasAcu3.hap1.1, whole genome shotgun sequence:
- the rhag gene encoding ammonium transporter Rh type A, with amino-acid sequence MPAYATNMRMKFPIVALALEIVIIILFAVFVTYDDGKSHGHDPHSNATHHEEPRPMELYPMFQDVHVMIFIGFGFLMTFLKRYGFSSVGFNLLLAAFGLQWGLLTQGLWHLEDGKIKVTIFKIINADFSTATVLISFGAVLGKTSPVQLLIMTVLEISLFSINEHLVAQIFKANDVGASMIIHAFGAYFGLAVARVLYRPGLRNGHDNDGSVYHSDLFAMIGTVFLWMFWPSFNSAIADPGLTQLTAVINTYLSLAACVLSAYAISSLVEHKGKLDMVHIQNATLAGGVAVGTCADMAIGPYGAMLIGFVAGIISTVGFKYLTPILASNLGIQDTCGVHNLHGMPGILGGLAGIVAVALGKKEGGDAAMQAAALASSLGFALVGGAITGFIMKLPFWGQPPDQNCYDDSIYWEVPEEEEEHEESLAHADHSKNKAEV; translated from the exons ATGCCTGCGTACGCCACCAACATGAGGATGAAGTTTCCCATTGTAGCCTTGGCTTTGGAGattgtcatcatcatcctgtttgctgtgtttgtgaCCTATGATGATGGGAAAAGTCACGGGCACGACCCACACAGCAACGCAACCCACCATGAAGAGCCGCGGCCCATGGAGCTCTACCCCA TGTTCCAGGATGTCCACGTCATGATCTTCATCGGCTTCGGGTTCCTGATGACATTCCTGAAGAGATATGGCTTCAGCAGCGTTGGCTTCAACTTACTCCTGGCTGCCTTCGGCCTGCAGTGGGGCCTTCTCACGCAGGGTCTGTGGCACCTGGAAGATGGCAAGATCAAAGTTACCATCTTCAA AATAATCAACGCGGACTTCAGCACAGCTACAGTCCTGATTTCCTTCGGAGCTGTTCTGGGTAAAACCAGCCCTGTGCAACTCCTCATCATGACCGTCCTGGAGATCTCCCTCTTCTCCATCAATGAACATCTGGTGGCCCAAATCTTTAAA GCCAATGACGTTGGTGCATCCATGATTATTCATGCATTTGGAGCCTACTTCGGCCTGGCTGTGGCTCGGGTACTTTACCGACCGGGTTTGAGGAACGGACATGACAACGATGGATCTGTCTACCACTCCGATCTGTTTGCTATGATAG GAACCGTCTTCCTGTGGATGTTCTGGCCCAGTTTTAACTCGGCCATAGCCGATCCGGGGCTAACTCAGCTCACGGCAGTGATCAACACCTACCTCTCCCTGGCTGCCTGCGTGCTCTCCGCCTACGCCATCTCCAGTCTCGTGGAGCACAAAGGAAAACTGGACATG GTGCACATCCAGAACGCCACCCTGGCCGGTGGCGTTGCCGTGGGAACGTGTGCTGACATGGCCATTGGGCCTTATGGGGCAATGCTGATTGGATTTGTGGCCGGCATCATCTCTACTGTGGGCTTCAAGTACCTTACG CCCATCCTGGCATCCAACCTGGGCATCCAGGACACCTGTGGCGTCCACAATCTGCACGGCATGCCGGGCATCCTGGGAGGGTTGGCCGGTATAGTGGCTGTGGCCTTGGGGAAAAAAGAGGG AGGTGATGCTGCCATGCAAGCTGCTGCCTTGGCTTCGTCCCTCGGGTTCGCTTTGGTTGGAGGTGCTATTACAG GTTTCATAATGAAGTTGCCGTTCTGGGGACAGCCGCCAGACCAGAACTGCTATGATGACTCAATATACTGGGAG gttcctgaggaggaggaggagcacgagGAGAGCTTGGCTCACGCCGATCACTCAAAGAACAAAGCGGAGGTTTAA
- the LOC120807844 gene encoding uncharacterized protein LOC120807844 isoform X2 has product MSTKAESRVSSSSSSSRTDERKRSSSTGREKTKRKRSRSRSSSSSSSRSSSSSSSSSSSSSSGSSNSSSNSRSSSSSSDSHSKSRKQSKKRKKEKPKKKVKKEKRHKRKKDKKAKGGEENTGPVQISKYLKDKKKGKYSMISGKKIKMKVKKSKKDKQRDKNRAELLEFLNSTL; this is encoded by the exons ATG TCCACGAAAGCGGAGTCCAGGGTGTCCAGCTCCAGTTCCAGCTCCAGAACCGATGAAAGGAAGAGATCGAGCAGTACAG GTCGAGAAAAAACGAAACGGAAACGCAGTCGCAGTAGGTCTTCCTCGTCGTCCTCTTCtaggtcatcatcatcatcttcgtcctcgtcgtcctcttCTTCGTCGGGCTCCTCAAACTCATCCAGCAACAGTCGGAGTAGCTCTAGCAGTAGCG acTCTCACAGTAAATCCAGAAAGCAGtctaagaaaaggaaaaaggagaaacccaaaaaa AAAGTTAAGAAGGAAAAACGACACAAACGTAAAAAGGACAAGAAagcaaaaggaggagaggaaaacacgGGACCTGTACAAATCTCCAAG taCTTGAAGGACAAGAAGAAGGGCAAGTACAGCATGATTTCAGGGAAGAAgataaaaatgaaagtaaagaagtcgaaaaaagacaaacag cgaGATAAAAATCGAGCAGAACTTCTTGAGTTCTTGAACTCCACCCTGTGA
- the LOC120807844 gene encoding uncharacterized protein LOC120807844 isoform X1, with protein sequence MSTKAESRVSSSSSSSRTDERKRSSSTGREKTKRKRSRSRSSSSSSSRSSSSSSSSSSSSSSGSSNSSSNSRSSSSSSDSHSKSRKQSKKRKKEKPKKQKVKKEKRHKRKKDKKAKGGEENTGPVQISKYLKDKKKGKYSMISGKKIKMKVKKSKKDKQRDKNRAELLEFLNSTL encoded by the exons ATG TCCACGAAAGCGGAGTCCAGGGTGTCCAGCTCCAGTTCCAGCTCCAGAACCGATGAAAGGAAGAGATCGAGCAGTACAG GTCGAGAAAAAACGAAACGGAAACGCAGTCGCAGTAGGTCTTCCTCGTCGTCCTCTTCtaggtcatcatcatcatcttcgtcctcgtcgtcctcttCTTCGTCGGGCTCCTCAAACTCATCCAGCAACAGTCGGAGTAGCTCTAGCAGTAGCG acTCTCACAGTAAATCCAGAAAGCAGtctaagaaaaggaaaaaggagaaacccaaaaaa CAGAAAGTTAAGAAGGAAAAACGACACAAACGTAAAAAGGACAAGAAagcaaaaggaggagaggaaaacacgGGACCTGTACAAATCTCCAAG taCTTGAAGGACAAGAAGAAGGGCAAGTACAGCATGATTTCAGGGAAGAAgataaaaatgaaagtaaagaagtcgaaaaaagacaaacag cgaGATAAAAATCGAGCAGAACTTCTTGAGTTCTTGAACTCCACCCTGTGA
- the rd3 gene encoding protein RD3 has product MASWFGWNEPYYRRPRRDPADVVTDTLMLEFSWQLKEAERRQRERDIEYQRLKTGVDYSWLANPPRSSYSLCTGERLGLEELCSKVPPPCCGQVILRFREVLQANEPEVHEVSGLFRSVLLETLDQLKEEQEAQRLAHQWHNRRGVSTSLMNFRSRIKINPFGSTVGLTSTEADGMGLNELKTVSEDVEKGTERSHRVWSMPDFRYKGSSSSEVV; this is encoded by the exons ATGGCCTCGTGGTTCGGCTGGAACGAGCCGTATTACCGGAGGCCCCGACGGGACCCGGCCGACGTGGTCACCGACACCCTGATGCTGGAGTTCAGCTGGCAGCTGAAGGAGGCGGAGaggcggcagagagagagggacatcGAGTACCAGCGCCTCAAGACCGGGGTGGACTACAGCTGGCTGGCCAACCCGCCGCGCTCCTCCTACAGCCTCTGCACCGGGGAGCGGCTCGGCCTCGAGGAGCTCTGCTCCAAGGTGCCGCCGCCGTGCTGCGGCCAGGTCATACTCAG GTTCAGAGAAGTTCTGCAGGCCAATGAGCCCGAGGTGCACGAGGTGTCCGGCCTGTTCCGCTCCGTCCTCCTGGAGACTCTGGaccagctgaaggaggagcaggaggcgcaGCGGCTCGCCCACCAGTGGCACAACAGACGAGGCGTGAGCACGTCCCTCATGAACTTCAGGTCGCGGATCAAGATCAACCCGTTTGGGAGCACAGTGGGCCTGACCTCCACCGAGGCCGATGGGATGGGGCTGAACGAGCTCAAGACGGTGTCGGAGGATGTGGAGAAGGGCACGGAGAGGTCCCACAGGGTGTGGAGCATGCCGGACTTCAGATAcaaaggaagcagcagcagcgaggttGTCTGA